aaaaaaacaaatacaacacaGTAAAACATCTGTGTGGACAGGCACAAAGAAACAGACCCTGAGCTGTCATTACCGAGGGTTTGCTTGGTCTGGGTGGAGGAGCAACCGGCCTCTGTGGTACACCAGAATTGGCTGTCCTCTCTACAAAAAAGAAGGGACAGAATTTCAGGGAAAAGGACAGCGTTTCATTGTCTGTGGTGTCTGTGCTGAAGTTTGCTATGAAGTGCAGCAAAGTTACCCAGATAAACGTTCTCCTCCACTGGTCTCTGTGGCACTTTCATAGCCAGTCGTTCACAGGGAGGTGGTTCATAGGTGTCCCCGTCATCATCCTGCCATGAGAAAACTTTGATATGGAATGCaatgtagcacacacacacgtacacacactcacacacacacacacacacacatatatatatatatatatatatatatatatatatatatatatgtgtgtgtgtgtgtgtgtgtgtgtgtgtgtgtgtgtgtgtgtgtgtgtgtgtgtgtgaaaataattttcaaaaactaaagaaaagttacaaaaatataataatcctCACATAAACCATACTTATATTGGTTTTCTTTCTACTTACAAATTCATCATCCGGCCACCCAAACCCTGCATTGTCATCTGGAAcagatatatgtatatataaatatataaaataaatatataaaccaGTATGCATAAGAAATTGACAAGATGCATCAGAGCCATTTTAAAAAGGTGAAGACAAATCTCACCCGTCCTCCTGGGAGGGGCTGGGGGTCCACTGTGCCTGAAATAAAGAGGAGACACAAGACTCAGACAGTTCATACTTTACTACAATCAGCTTTCTACACCAGGAAAGAAAGAGGATAGATGAGGTTTATGTTTTTGCCATTATACTCACAGGTTCTTCAGTTTTCCAAAGAAActctgtaaaacatcagaaatttGTGACAAAATTCCCAGATttcaagagacaaaaacacagaactATTTAAGCTGTCTTCTATGCGATGCAACCCCATTAATCTTAAACCACATGTCTGGctaatatttatttacttttagttAACTATCAGCTTCATCTATCAGCCTGAGTCAGCTTCCTGTCTTTGAGAAAGGTCACACAACAATGGAGCTTTATTTGGTGCAGAAAAGGGGATAAATACTGTACAAAATAACACCTAAAGTACTGATGtgtatcatttttcattttttatttacagcacaTCTTTTTACATAGTAATTTTCTCTTGGACACATATTAATCTTTTATCGGCCAGTATAAAAGTATAAACACTTTTATTGGCCAAGAATACACTATGAGAAATGTCCTGGTTATATTTCTTAGTTTCCTGTACAGATTATGATTACTTGCTCGATATTATGTTGTCACTTCAGTGTTTCTGCTGTAATCTTGTGTAATCTAAAactatgttttttatttttcttgaaacatgtaaaaaatatCATCTTTATTATCTGTAAACCACATGATTACAGAAGGGCTGCAGAAAGATTTCAGTGTTTAAACCAGAAATCCTCTCTGCTGAATGAGAGACCTAAGCAACTTTGCAGCTTGTGTCTGCAAAGTTGCCTGAAGCaatgttctttggacagatggaGATGTTTGTCCACAATATGCAGCTCACACAGGGCCACATTTGGTgaactccaaacacagcaaatcAGCACAAACGCCTCATACCAAATATAAAGGTGgtgaaggggtgatgatttgggtttgttttcccaccacaggacctgggcaccttacagtcattgagtcaaccatgaactcctctgtataccaaaatattgtagagtcaaatgtgaggccatcagtCAAACAGATGAAGTtttggcccaaactgggtcataCGGCAGggcagtgatcccaagcacagcaaagACTGAAGTGTTGCAATGACTCAGtcaagtccagacctcaacctgactgaaatgctgtggtgggatattgagagagctgtgcataactAAATGCTTCCAAAcataaatgaactgaaacaatacTATAAAAACAAGTGGGTCTGAATTCCTCGACACTGATGTGAGAAATCATTAaattcatacagaaaatgattacttcaaattATTGACGCTGAAGTGCCAGTACTAtagttctacaagctactgaatcattgAGTActcttagtttttcacaggactccacagtgttgtaaaaaaaatattcataatttttcacatgactgtagatGCTGGCCTATATGATTTATTCCTATAGGAAACACAGCCAATGGCCAGTTGCTGTCTAAACCTTCACACTATCACACTTGACCACACTTACACTTGAATCCACATTACACAATAACAAACTTAATTAAATAACTATCATAACATTTCATAATTCTTACCAAAGAGAAATATTTTAATGTAGTTtgctgtcacttttttttttttttttagcattgttATTTTACTGTGTAAACAGTGCTGGAATAAATGCACAAACAGCTAAAGGTATCCTCGTGAATGATCTCTGTGGCTTTTGATTGCTACTACACCAAATTCAAAATCAGCTTTGACACAAGTCCTTTAAAAATATCAGCAAAATTCCAGCTTATGTGTAGAGGTACAGGTGAAGTTACGGGAGGAGGTGAAATTCAATACATGAATAAAATCAGGAAGTTGAGTTTCTCCCGCGGTATCAGGCAGCTGTAGAGGAAGTGTTGATGTAAAGTAAATGATTATAAacagggagggaggggagggatCACTTTCTCTCTGTGCACACACCACGTCAGAAAACAGGTGCCTTAGTTCTGACAGATGGGCAGCAGGTGAAAGGTGATAAAAAAGGAGAACTACATCACGATTCAGCTATTCATCACATTCGCCCTCCCACAGTAATTCCAAAGGTGGCTACATTTTAAGGTCGATTCATGTTACAGTGACAATGTTCTGCTTTGTGTCAGTGGCGGCGTTAAAACACGACCTGTGGATGGTAAATTTTACAAAAAGCAGAGCACTGGCTGTCAGAGTCCGTGGGGGCAAacaggaggaaagaggaaaaagtcGTGCGGCTGTGGAGCGAAATCTGATGCAAACTAGGACGAGGCACGCATTATTCAAATAGTTCACCATTCATCTGTTATAACATGCAGTTATATTTGATTGGGATTACAAAATAGTTTTCTTTTAAGAAACTATCTTCAAAAACAGGTGCcataaaattttgttttcaagGGTTTCCTAAAGGGGGAAAGATTATGTTCTGCACTAGTTTAAGTCCAGTCACACATCACAGACTGGAGTTTGCTTCTATTTGTGTTTAAGGTTTGTTgatgaaaaaatgtaactgcaAGAACTGTGTGCTATATACAAGAGGAACTTTAAACATTTATATGTATTACATTTACACAGTATGTGCAGATATTATACCACCTAAAAGGCTTgagacaaaacaataaatgctCATCTGACATAAAATTAGTCTACAGCTCTGCAAGAATCTCAGAGATTTGGAAGCATTTCCACTAAACTGCACAAAACGATCACAACAAACATTTAATCTTTCtttaaccaggaagtgaaacttGAATGCAAATCAAAAATAGCATCAAACGCAACTGTGATTCGGTGTTTGATCCAACAAAATcgaataaataattaaaaaaacaaaccaaaacagcgGCCCGTCAAGCAAAGATCAAATGTGTTTAACCTCTCACAGGACTTTTGTATCGTCGTTACTGATACCTGCAGGTAAACATTTGCCTTCAGGTTGTCTGTAAACACTTGTTGTCTGGGATACTTTCCCTGTCTGCCCTCACACTCTCACACAGTCATCTCTTTCCCGCACTTAAAGCTCCGAAGAAGAAATAAAGCCGAGAGAAAAATAACTACATGGAAGTTTTACAGCAGGCCTCAACAACACCTGCTCACTTCCTTCTCCCACCACCTAAAGTTATCAGAGTGAAAACCAACATatgacaaattaaataaaacagtacTTTACCATTGTCATGATTTGGGGTCGAGTCTCACAGCTCAAGTCATGAGGATCTGTCTTTGTTTCGGTTCTTGGATGCAAATGGCTTTAAAGATTAAAGGCGTGCGAGACAGAGTGTGAATCAGCTCTAACTGATCTCATTTGCATTTCCTACCTGTgccagaaagaaagagacagccTCACCTGCTGCTCAAATGCCTGCCTTTAAATGACCTGCTGCACATCTCAAACATGGCTCCAAATTTCCCTACTGCAGCTCCCTAACAGTCATATAACTGACTGAATTATATAACTTGTTGCAGCCAGAAAACAGTCCCacagtattgatttttttatttttattattacaccTGTGGTGCTTCAGGCTCCAGAATGACCAGAATGACCAGAATCTCTGTAAGAGCAACAAGGTTGCCATCATAATTTTAGTGAAGGTATGATTTCTTGTAGTACGACTAAATTACTGCATTTTTCCCAAGCTGACGATGTTGGGAGTCAGACTTACTCCATCCAGCAGATTTTCCTCTAAAACACAGATTACCACATGATTTGGTATGTAAGTACACACTGGATTATAAAAGTGTGGTTACAAGTATAATGGAGTTTGTAATAGTAAAATATTGTGTTTGCTGGTGTAATATAATCAGATCAGCCCCAGTTATGACACTGTTTGAAGGGATCTTTTacctttaaatgatgctcagttggaaTTGAGGGTCCCAAagcgtgccaagaaaatatcccccacaccatcacaccaccagcagcctgaaccgctgatacaaggcaggatggatccatgtgcTAAATTCTAATCCTACAATCGGACTGTTGTAGCAGAAATTGAGACCCATCAGACCAGGTAATAGTTTTCCAATGTTCTATTGTCCAagtttggtgagcctgtgtgaattataGCTTCAGTTTTCCTGCTCCTAGCCGACAGGAGCGGCACcagctgtggtcttctgctgctgtagcccatctgcttcaaggctcCACATGTTGCACttgcagagatgctcttctgcataccttggttttaacaagtggttatttgagttactgttgcttggaagcagtctggccattctctgacctctgacaacattttcactcagagaaccGCTCACTaactattttctctttttcagaccattctctgtaaaccctaaagatggttgtacgggaaaatcccagtagatcagtttctgaaatgttcAGACCAGCCCGTTTGACATCAACAACCATGCAACattcatttaaatcacctttcctccttatcctgatgcttggtttgaacctCAGCCAAGTAGACATTTGCTTTAATGAGTGGTTGAACAGATGAACCTAACAAATGAGTATAAGTCCTTATCTGTAATTGGAATTGTTATTGTTGGGCTCTGGTCATGTGAATAAAACTATGTGGTCATTGCAATCATtaaacataaatattaaaaaccaGGAAACACTAGTCTGAGAGAAAGACGTCAGATCTGTGTATAgtgtaaaaatgtacaaatgtagAAAACCTCCATTTATGTTACAGTTTGTGAGATACAGTTTTGAAACcatgataaaaataataacacaacATCGTCATGACCAAAAATGTGCTGGAGGAAGTTAATTTAATTCAGAGGCCATTAAACTGAGCCTTTCTTCAAATCATATTTGTTACATTctagtgtatatattttgttacatttaatattttattttggctatattttgttaattattCCACTTTCATTTTATCTCAGTCTACATTCTGATAATATTCTTTAAATCATCCTGTTTATATCCTCATCACGTGCTATGGTGTAAGAGCAGTCgtcaaagcatttcactgctaaTTATATTGTATGACCAAGCATGTgacaaatacatttgatttgatttgatttgaaatcAGTGCCAGCTtccagcagtaaaaaaaaaaaaaaaaaaaaaaaaaaaaaaaaaacagcttaaaattatttatttgaaatattatttattgacAAGGGTATCACTGGATATGGTTATAAAGACAGTAACAATAAATTATCAAGCTACAACACACGGATAAGTGACATATTTAGATTTCTAcaaaaacaatgtaaaacaaacataaatattaacTTAATACAAAACTTCTAAAATTCAGATTCCCACAAAAGGAAGCAAGTTTCTTACATAGTTAAGTTTTGCAGTCAATAAGTAGTTTAATGTAGAACAGAACCCCCCCCCTCCAACTCATTATAAAATCAGTCACTGGAAAATATACATGTTACATACAAGATGGGCTCAGCCCAGGTGTAGCTGTTGGAGGACTCTTCCACCTTTAGCCCAGGTGTAGCTGATGGAGGACTTGTCCTCTCTAGTAAAGCTTAAGGCCACAGGTTTGCTAAATAGAGGGAGTAACTCCTGTTTCCTCCTCCCAAGAGTTCAAATCCTCTGTTATTTACAGCGCAATGCAACAGAGAGagctaaaatattaaaatctgcaaacaaaaaaaaaaaaaaaaagcagaatctGAACCAGCAGATTGTGGTTTGGATGAGGCCCTCCTGTGAGCAAATGCAGAACATTTTGCATTAAACTATTTAAGCCAATGTATCCCTCAGCTATAAGACAAGGCCTCTTGAcaaagaactttaaaaatgtcCTGTGGAGCAGAATAAATATCCCTATGTGTTTTACTGTACTGTGCACAGTAAACGCGTGCTTTGAGAGAGGATTAAAAGTGCTTTTGATCTTAAGTCTGCCAGTGTGACGTCTTTGTATAAGCCAGCATAAAGCcaaccacaaaaagcagagggaTATACATATTTTTCCTATTTATCTAGATAGGTTAACTGCCTGAACCTCAGTTCAGTgctcagaaaaaataaaaaatgaagacaaaaaaaatcatatcagCTTTAAAACTGCCCAGAAAGAAGGTAAAGAtttgttctctgttgctttTCTACCTTTCACTATCACGTTGAAGACAGTTAGGAATATAAATCCTGAGAGCCCAAAAACTCCCGATTGaggtttgttgtgtgtgtgtctctgtagaAATGGTCATTTTTGACTTAAAGCTTCACCCCATTTGGATCTAAAACCAGTCCTCAACAGAATCAAAGTCTACTGGGTGTCTCTGTCTATCATCTTAATGATAAACATCACTGTTCTGTCCTCTGTGTTCACGGGTATGGTCTCCCAACATCTCATTTGCATCTTCTTTTGATCTAAACtggatttcctttaattttgttgttgaTCCAGTTAATGTAATTGGTGACACGGGTGTAGACTCCAGGCTTATCTTTCTGTCCACACCCATCGCCCCAGCTGATCACACCCATCAGAGTCATCCTGTCATTGTTTCGGCACACGAGCGGGCCGCCAGAGTCCCCCTGTAATTAAATCCAAAAAGCAAATGTTAaggaaactgtaaaaaaaaaaaaaaaagttcaaataacaTTATTAGCACTGATTTAATTCTGAGGTTACATGTGGGCATTCTCACCTTGCAGGCATCGTCCAGCCCTCGGGTGTCACCTGCACACAGCATGTTGGAGGTAATTGTTCGTCCGGACAGCACCTCTGGAACGCAGCGTTCTTTGGGCCACAGGCGAACAAAGCCTCTCTTAACACGTTCAGAATACTCATGAGAAACTGTGAAGAGAGTGTTGCATTAGTACTTCACCAGCTCCTGTCCAGGATGTTAGAAGTTTGTGTAAAAAGCTTGCTTAtagtgccccctgctggtcagaCACATAAAGTGTGCCCGCTTGCTTGTGAGATATTCCATTAGTAGCCATGCAAAATGAGAAAAGGCTGCGATTTAGGTTTCTTACATTCTGCGTCTTTTCCGTAGCCCGAGATCTCACACTCACTCCAGTCGGGCAGCACCAACCCACGTTCGGGCAGGCACACTGGAAGAACCTCTCGAGAGTTTACAGCACAGATGCCAATGTCCGTCTTAAGCTTCAAAATAGCTGCGAGTGGAAAGTGACCACAGGAAAGTCAAGGTAATGCATTGGGAAAATGTGGGATGAAGACTGAGGGATGATTTAAAGTTTTAACAAGCCTCTGCTGCCCACTTAAGCTTCCAGCATCATTActgctggaggaaaaaaagttcACTAAAGCATCTCATTCTGTTTTCATTACTAACACTGAAGTATGACAaaagcagctccagcagcttcagTTCTCCACACCCAGAGTTTGATTAAGATCTCTCCTGTTTTTTACTAAAGAGGGCAGAGTGGGCAATGATCATGTGcttttaaaggggacctattatgctttggTGCAGCTCCTCAGACCAGCCATTCTGgcctatgccccccccccaacgcacacacacacacacacacacacacacacacacacacacacacacacacttttccttGCCAAATAGAGGGTTTGAACCGCAGGTGGGAGAAGCTTCTGTGGCAACAGCCAGAGATATGTggctaaaataaaatcatacaaagtcaaatgtagaaaaaaaaaatgcctgaatCCGAGCATTtaaagcagtctgaagcctgacctTCTGGCTTATAGGATTACTGGCCATGTTTTTACACTAATATCTGCcagtatgttaaaaaaaagttttaaaaaaataatgaattattgTGTCTTTAATGGAATGTTCACTCACCGATGTCATTGTCATATGTTTCCGGGTCATATTTCTCATGCATCCAGAGTTTCTCAACTTCGAAAATCTGCTCGCTGCTGGAGTTTTGTTTCCGAAATGTTCTCCCCAAAATTACTTGCAGTTTTTTTACATCATTTCTGAAAAGACAGAGAGCACTTGTTTGTATGCTATGTGGCAAACAGGTTCAATTAGTATTtactgtgtgtgcttgtgcatgtgtgaaagctGTAAGTCATTGCTACCTGTCTTCGAAGCAGTGTGCAGCAGACAGGACCCAACAGGAGTCAATGAGGACTCCTCCGCATAGATGAAAGTGCCGTTTGTGACGGGGCTGGTAAATATTAATGGCTGCCTGCCACGGCTGCTCTGTGATATCACTCGCTCTGCCTCCAAACATGCGGAACGATGGTTGAGATAGGGTGTTGTCTAAACGCTGGCCACATGTTCCTACAGAGGAGACAGGTTGGAGGATGATGGTTGAACAACAGCAGGATCAGTGCACACCAACAAGGACGGGGACTTCTAGTTATGTCTGAGGTGTTTTCATTGAGCATGAAGTTGTCCTACCTCTGGCATTGTTATCAATGGTGGGAGCACGCGGGTCAAGAGTGGTCATAGGACGTCtcgctaaaaagaaaaaaaaaaactaggggTTATCTTGATATTTGATTATCTTCAGTCTCAATATTTCACTTCTATCTTCAATATCGCTGCAAAATGAAATTGAAATAAGAGAACTCACAGCATTTAGGTACGTCGCACAGCTCCCAGGTCAGCATCATGTTTTTGTAGGTGTGACACCACGGACCTGCATCACCATCTGGATTCCTGTtggataaaaaaagagaaaatatccataAAAAAACTGATCTATTACAGTCATAAGGGGGTTTGAACATAAAGGTGCTGGCATATGTACCTGCAGAAACTGTGGCTGCCAAGCCCCAGCTCCAATGCGTCCGATCTCCAAGCATTGTACATCTTGCGCTTGACAACAGGAGAATCCCACGGGAGGCAGCGAGAGCCACTCTTAGTGACCGATGTTGTGCCTCTGTATTTCTGGCCAGATTCCAACGCACATTCTCTGTACTTATCTGCtccaaagcacacaaacagacagaacTGTGTGTGAATACATATTTAAAAGTATTTGAGCCTTCTGTATGTTGGGATTTTTGTAAATCTGTACCTTCAGGACATTTAGGCAAGGAACAGTACTCCCAAACAATCTGACTGCCTTTATAGATGTAACACCAGGGAGAGCCGTCACCATCAGGGTTCCTGGGGggcaaaatcaaacaaaaggaCAATAAGTGAACATTTTCACAACTTTCATAAAAGACTTGCACATTATCTCTGCAAGTTTCAGTAAAATCTCAAAGGATTGTGCTGCATTTTGGAGAcatttttattgtgtaacaGATACAGTAGTAAAGATATGACTGAAGatgaggtgagagagagagagagagtgttctAGCACAGGTACCTGCAGAAGTTGTGATTGCCCAGTCCGAGACTGCTGGCGTCTGTTTTTCTAGCCGTGAACTTCCTTCCCCTCAGAGACGTCGAATTCCAGTTGATGCACTCTGCCCCCGATTGGCTGACGCTCTTGGTGCCACGGTACCCGTCACCATGCCCCACGAGGCACTTTTCATTGGTGTCTGTtggacagagaaacagacagggAAACTGGATGTAGTCACTTATTTATATGTGAGactgatatttttttcagatttggaAAAACCTAGACTATTAAAAAACTTTTGGACAAATTATGAAAACATTGTTATTTCTTACATAAGACTTTAAACTCGTGTCCTAATAGCATTTATATTGCAGTTTTCCAATTAGCGGTTTTAAAACAGTGACCAAACATAACCTATGATGATCGTAAATGCATCGGATTTATGGCCCGGCCGTATTAACTTGTCGTTGTTTCGCTAAAATCACTTGGCTGTGACCACTGGACTTAAGATAATTATCCCACTGAGAGGGTGGAGTGTCCCTAAAGTGACCAAAA
This sequence is a window from Archocentrus centrarchus isolate MPI-CPG fArcCen1 chromosome 9, fArcCen1, whole genome shotgun sequence. Protein-coding genes within it:
- the plat gene encoding tissue-type plasminogen activator isoform X3, yielding MTGSHQLIVLLSALCCCLANNVELFRTKRGTRFYRDCYVSQCYNGGTCKEAVYTSDYICQCPPGFAGAQCEINTNEKCLVGHGDGYRGTKSVSQSGAECINWNSTSLRGRKFTARKTDASSLGLGNHNFCRNPDGDGSPWCYIYKGSQIVWEYCSLPKCPEDKYRECALESGQKYRGTTSVTKSGSRCLPWDSPVVKRKMYNAWRSDALELGLGSHSFCRNPDGDAGPWCHTYKNMMLTWELCDVPKCSRRPMTTLDPRAPTIDNNARGTCGQRLDNTLSQPSFRMFGGRASDITEQPWQAAINIYQPRHKRHFHLCGGVLIDSCWVLSAAHCFEDRNDVKKLQVILGRTFRKQNSSSEQIFEVEKLWMHEKYDPETYDNDIAILKLKTDIGICAVNSREVLPVCLPERGLVLPDWSECEISGYGKDAEFSHEYSERVKRGFVRLWPKERCVPEVLSGRTITSNMLCAGDTRGLDDACKGDSGGPLVCRNNDRMTLMGVISWGDGCGQKDKPGVYTRVTNYINWINNKIKGNPV
- the plat gene encoding tissue-type plasminogen activator isoform X2, with amino-acid sequence MTGSHQLIVLLSALCCCLANNVELFRTKRGTRFYRVLCMDSETSAVRSFGDTWLRWKGQRVEYCHCTLGGRERCHIVPVINCYVSQCYNGGTCKEAVYTSDYICQCPPGFAGAQCEINTNEKCLVGHGDGYRGTKSVSQSGAECINWNSTSLRGRKFTARKTDASSLGLGNHNFCRNPDGDGSPWCYIYKGSQIVWEYCSLPKCPEDKYRECALESGQKYRGTTSVTKSGSRCLPWDSPVVKRKMYNAWRSDALELGLGSHSFCRNPDGDAGPWCHTYKNMMLTWELCDVPKCSRRPMTTLDPRAPTIDNNARGTCGQRLDNTLSQPSFRMFGGRASDITEQPWQAAINIYQPRHKRHFHLCGGVLIDSCWVLSAAHCFEDRNDVKKLQVILGRTFRKQNSSSEQIFEVEKLWMHEKYDPETYDNDIAILKLKTDIGICAVNSREVLPVCLPERGLVLPDWSECEISGYGKDAEFSHEYSERVKRGFVRLWPKERCVPEVLSGRTITSNMLCAGDTRGLDDACKGDSGGPLVCRNNDRMTLMGVISWGDGCGQKDKPGVYTRVTNYINWINNKIKGNPV
- the plat gene encoding tissue-type plasminogen activator isoform X1, with protein sequence MTGSHQLIVLLSALCCCLANNVELFRTKRGTRFYRGEPDRQPTRRTLLIIHVQKSSPSSDTSLLCMDSETSAVRSFGDTWLRWKGQRVEYCHCTLGGRERCHIVPVINCYVSQCYNGGTCKEAVYTSDYICQCPPGFAGAQCEINTNEKCLVGHGDGYRGTKSVSQSGAECINWNSTSLRGRKFTARKTDASSLGLGNHNFCRNPDGDGSPWCYIYKGSQIVWEYCSLPKCPEDKYRECALESGQKYRGTTSVTKSGSRCLPWDSPVVKRKMYNAWRSDALELGLGSHSFCRNPDGDAGPWCHTYKNMMLTWELCDVPKCSRRPMTTLDPRAPTIDNNARGTCGQRLDNTLSQPSFRMFGGRASDITEQPWQAAINIYQPRHKRHFHLCGGVLIDSCWVLSAAHCFEDRNDVKKLQVILGRTFRKQNSSSEQIFEVEKLWMHEKYDPETYDNDIAILKLKTDIGICAVNSREVLPVCLPERGLVLPDWSECEISGYGKDAEFSHEYSERVKRGFVRLWPKERCVPEVLSGRTITSNMLCAGDTRGLDDACKGDSGGPLVCRNNDRMTLMGVISWGDGCGQKDKPGVYTRVTNYINWINNKIKGNPV